In a genomic window of Lepisosteus oculatus isolate fLepOcu1 chromosome 5, fLepOcu1.hap2, whole genome shotgun sequence:
- the ccpg1 gene encoding cell cycle progression protein 1 isoform X5: MRALTLKRLALRTEEEIVWTSQRTCLLWRRNCRMCHQSKGVGQEQATEEQVTFGSSSDHSDIVTLEPSRAAELGVWEDRGSEEQETGASEELYLGTSSSSQYSFRAPETPGSLTSSWKLPESLRDLRSRLTGCLSGSHSLPVFPAEPRVDDSSSDESHERPSPVLRKRRVRRSTAPASGAEEGPAGGAGEQEQEPQAAAAAAATVVTPQGHVSGTLNKCILLALVIAISMGFGHFYGTVQIQERQKLVERLHENELNDVRDDLYLCQKEQDAIVESKEVVKHLREDLEEKQDMVLSLTGIMDTISKENQQLRMKQAELQSQKEDLALRLKQTAEERHTIESRQKSLVNENQHLKNSLEREEESLSTLQEELRNLRAQVRSLEEVGAGTDSIITENQRLKDHLEEEKQRIHSFLRQKETLMAEAQMLRRELDRERKVTDELKEELERMSRTLKDEGEADPETEELQARLTELEKKLNFEQQRSDLWERLYVETREENSKGDKPKKPKEGIFTKVKETFDAVKNSTKEFVHHHKEQIKKAKEAVKENLKKFSDSVKSTFRHFKDSATRAFDKTHKSYEKRYQERKDVKPVKHEYHEPPRHRRDQDDGQASWQHQHQRPFHRHPRKSTTDTYQAKQNMRKTGAKTCNKEERESHRIPKGCSGVFDCAYQESMSLFNKALDPIRADEFTQLIRSYLKKEVDHFHHWRELESFINSFFHNGVFIHDQMLFTDFVSGVEEYLEDMDEYQQHSDDVFEDLDEYVYRHFFGDTYSKQYGPSRPFEGPVSRNTDDRHRRQERKHQRAHSRHHRERKWSKPGRASGRHMANVKIELGPMPFDPKY; the protein is encoded by the exons ATGAG GGCTCTGACATTGAAACGCTTGGCCCTGAGAACGGAGGAGGAGATAGTTTGGACGTCCCAGAGAACCTGCCTGCTTTGGAGGAGGAACTGCAGGATGTGCCATCAGTCCAAAGGGGTAG GACAAGAGCAGGCCACAGAGGAGCAGGTGACGTTTGGGTCTTCCAGTGATCACTCCGACATCGTGACCCTGGAGCCGTCGAGGGCGGCAGAACTCGGGGTCTGGGAGGACAGGGGCAGTGAAGAGCAGGAGACGGGGGCCAGCGAGGAGCTGTATTTGggcacctcctccagcagccaGTATTCCTTCAGAGCTCCAGAGACGC CAGGTTCATTGACAAGCTCCTGGAAGCTTCCGGAGAGTTTGAGGGACTTGAGGAGTCGCCTGACAGGGTGTCTGTCTGGCAGCCACTCTCTTCCAG TGTTTCCGGCTGAGCCCCGGGTGGACGACTCGAGCAGCGACGAGTCGCACGAGCGGCCCAGTCCAGTGTTGAGGAAGCGCCGGGTGAGGAGAAGCACGGCGCCGGCCTCGGGGGCGGAGGAGGGGCCGGCCGGAGGAGCCGGGGAGCAGGAACAGGAACCgcaggcggcggcggcggcggcggcgacaGTGGTGACCCCTCAGGGCCACGTCAGCGGCACCCTCAACAAGTGCATCCTGCTGGCACTGGTCATCGCCATCAGCATGGGCTTCGGGCACTTCTACG GGACAGTGCAAATCCAAGAAAGGCAGAAACTGGTTGAGAGGCTCCATGAGAATGAACTGAATGATGTGCGAGATGATCTGTATCTATGTCAGAAGGAGCAGGATGCCATTGTAGAGAGTAAG GAAGTGGTAAAGCATCTGAGAGAAGACCTAGAGGAAAAGCAAGACATGGTGCTGTCCCTGACAGGGATTATGGATACTATAAGTAAAGAGAACCAGCAGCTCAGAATGAAACAGGCTGAGCTACAG TCTCAGAAAGAAGACCTTGCATTGCGTTTAAAGCAGACGGCAGAAGAAAGACATACGATTGAGTCGCGTCAGAAAAGTCTGGTGAATGAGAACCAGCATTTGAAGAACTCCCTGGAGCGTGAAGAAGAGTCTCTGTCCACCTTGCAGGAAGAGCTGAGGAACCTGAGGGCACAGGTCAGGAGCTTggaggaggtgggagcaggaACGGACTCTATCATCACGGAGAACCAGAGGCTGAAGGACCACCTGGAGGAGGAGAAGCAGCGCATCCACAGTTTCCTGAGGCAGAAGGAGACCCTGATGGCCGAGGCTCAGATGCTCAGGAGGGAGCTGGACCGGGAGAGAAAGGTGACCGATGAGCTCAAAGAGGAGCTGGAACGCATGAGCCGCACATTAAAGGACGAAGGGGAGGCAGACCCAGAGACGGAGGAGCTGCAGGCCAGGCTGACGGAGCTGGAGAAGAAGCTTAACTTTGAGCAGCAGCGCTCGGATTTGTGGGAGAGGCTGTACGTTGAAACCAGAGAGGAGAATTCCAAAGGCGACAAACCCAAGAAGCCCAAAGAAGGCATTTTTACTAAAGTGAAGGAGACCTTTGACGCTGTGAAAAACTCCACGAAGGAATTTGTGCACCACCACAAGGAACAGATAAAGAAAGCCAAAGAAGCGGTGAAGGAGAACTTGAAGAAGTTCTCCGACTCGGTGAAGTCCACCTTCAGGCACTTCAAGGACTCCGCCACACGCGCCTTTGACAAAACCCACAAATCCTATGAAAAGAGGTATCAAGAAAGGAAGGATGTAAAGCCTGTTAAACATGAGTATCATGAGCCCCCACGCCATCGCAGAGATCAGGATGATGGCCAAGCGTCTTGGCAGCATCAACACCAGAGGCCATTTCACAGGCACCCAAGAAAGTCAACAACTGATACCTATCAAGCTAAACAAAACATGCGCAAGACAGGGGCTAAAACTTGCAATAAAGAGGAAAGGGAATCGCACAGGATTCCCAAAGGATGCTCTGGTGTGTTTGATTGCGCATACCAGGAATCAATGAGCTTGTTTAACAAGGCCCTGGATCCCATTCGAGCAGATGAATTCACTCAGCTAATCCGCAGCTACCTTAAGAAAGAAGTGGATCACTTCCACCACTGGAGGGAGTTGGAGAGTTTCATCAACAGTTTCTTCCACAACGGAGTGTTCATACATGACCAGATGCTGTTCACGGATTTTGTCAGTGGTGTGGAGGAATACCTAGAGGACATGGATGAATATCAGCAACACAGTGATGATGTTTTTGAAGATTTGGATGAATATGTATACAGACACTTCTTTGGTGATACCTATTCAAAACAGTATGGCCCAAG TAGACCCTTTGAAGGGCCAGTTTCAAGAAATACAGACGATAGGCATCGCAGACAAGAACGGAAGCACCAGCGAGCTCATTCTCGCCATCACAGAGAGAGGAAATGGAGCAAACCTGGTCGCGCGTCAGGAAGACACATGGCGAATGTCAAAATAGAGCTGGGTCCAATGCCCTTTGATCCAAAATATTAA
- the ccpg1 gene encoding cell cycle progression protein 1 isoform X3, with protein MSENSSDTESSCGWTIISNEGSDIETLGPENGGGDSLDVPENLPALEEELQDVPSVQRAKSSEERAETSLEDTLKEDTLQETLAVSEVGQEQATEEQVTFGSSSDHSDIVTLEPSRAAELGVWEDRGSEEQETGASEELYLGTSSSSQYSFRAPETLFPAEPRVDDSSSDESHERPSPVLRKRRVRRSTAPASGAEEGPAGGAGEQEQEPQAAAAAAATVVTPQGHVSGTLNKCILLALVIAISMGFGHFYGTVQIQERQKLVERLHENELNDVRDDLYLCQKEQDAIVESKEVVKHLREDLEEKQDMVLSLTGIMDTISKENQQLRMKQAELQSQKEDLALRLKQTAEERHTIESRQKSLVNENQHLKNSLEREEESLSTLQEELRNLRAQVRSLEEVGAGTDSIITENQRLKDHLEEEKQRIHSFLRQKETLMAEAQMLRRELDRERKVTDELKEELERMSRTLKDEGEADPETEELQARLTELEKKLNFEQQRSDLWERLYVETREENSKGDKPKKPKEGIFTKVKETFDAVKNSTKEFVHHHKEQIKKAKEAVKENLKKFSDSVKSTFRHFKDSATRAFDKTHKSYEKRYQERKDVKPVKHEYHEPPRHRRDQDDGQASWQHQHQRPFHRHPRKSTTDTYQAKQNMRKTGAKTCNKEERESHRIPKGCSGVFDCAYQESMSLFNKALDPIRADEFTQLIRSYLKKEVDHFHHWRELESFINSFFHNGVFIHDQMLFTDFVSGVEEYLEDMDEYQQHSDDVFEDLDEYVYRHFFGDTYSKQYGPSRPFEGPVSRNTDDRHRRQERKHQRAHSRHHRERKWSKPGRASGRHMANVKIELGPMPFDPKY; from the exons ATGTCCGAGAACTCGAGTGACACAGAGTCCTCTTGTGGATGGACTATCATAAGCAATGAG GGCTCTGACATTGAAACGCTTGGCCCTGAGAACGGAGGAGGAGATAGTTTGGACGTCCCAGAGAACCTGCCTGCTTTGGAGGAGGAACTGCAGGATGTGCCATCAGTCCAAAGGG CCAAGAGCAGTGAAGAGAGGGCTGAGACATCTCTTGAAGACACCTTAAAAGAGGATACGTTACAAGAGACACTGGCTGTTTCTGAG GTAGGACAAGAGCAGGCCACAGAGGAGCAGGTGACGTTTGGGTCTTCCAGTGATCACTCCGACATCGTGACCCTGGAGCCGTCGAGGGCGGCAGAACTCGGGGTCTGGGAGGACAGGGGCAGTGAAGAGCAGGAGACGGGGGCCAGCGAGGAGCTGTATTTGggcacctcctccagcagccaGTATTCCTTCAGAGCTCCAGAGACGC TGTTTCCGGCTGAGCCCCGGGTGGACGACTCGAGCAGCGACGAGTCGCACGAGCGGCCCAGTCCAGTGTTGAGGAAGCGCCGGGTGAGGAGAAGCACGGCGCCGGCCTCGGGGGCGGAGGAGGGGCCGGCCGGAGGAGCCGGGGAGCAGGAACAGGAACCgcaggcggcggcggcggcggcggcgacaGTGGTGACCCCTCAGGGCCACGTCAGCGGCACCCTCAACAAGTGCATCCTGCTGGCACTGGTCATCGCCATCAGCATGGGCTTCGGGCACTTCTACG GGACAGTGCAAATCCAAGAAAGGCAGAAACTGGTTGAGAGGCTCCATGAGAATGAACTGAATGATGTGCGAGATGATCTGTATCTATGTCAGAAGGAGCAGGATGCCATTGTAGAGAGTAAG GAAGTGGTAAAGCATCTGAGAGAAGACCTAGAGGAAAAGCAAGACATGGTGCTGTCCCTGACAGGGATTATGGATACTATAAGTAAAGAGAACCAGCAGCTCAGAATGAAACAGGCTGAGCTACAG TCTCAGAAAGAAGACCTTGCATTGCGTTTAAAGCAGACGGCAGAAGAAAGACATACGATTGAGTCGCGTCAGAAAAGTCTGGTGAATGAGAACCAGCATTTGAAGAACTCCCTGGAGCGTGAAGAAGAGTCTCTGTCCACCTTGCAGGAAGAGCTGAGGAACCTGAGGGCACAGGTCAGGAGCTTggaggaggtgggagcaggaACGGACTCTATCATCACGGAGAACCAGAGGCTGAAGGACCACCTGGAGGAGGAGAAGCAGCGCATCCACAGTTTCCTGAGGCAGAAGGAGACCCTGATGGCCGAGGCTCAGATGCTCAGGAGGGAGCTGGACCGGGAGAGAAAGGTGACCGATGAGCTCAAAGAGGAGCTGGAACGCATGAGCCGCACATTAAAGGACGAAGGGGAGGCAGACCCAGAGACGGAGGAGCTGCAGGCCAGGCTGACGGAGCTGGAGAAGAAGCTTAACTTTGAGCAGCAGCGCTCGGATTTGTGGGAGAGGCTGTACGTTGAAACCAGAGAGGAGAATTCCAAAGGCGACAAACCCAAGAAGCCCAAAGAAGGCATTTTTACTAAAGTGAAGGAGACCTTTGACGCTGTGAAAAACTCCACGAAGGAATTTGTGCACCACCACAAGGAACAGATAAAGAAAGCCAAAGAAGCGGTGAAGGAGAACTTGAAGAAGTTCTCCGACTCGGTGAAGTCCACCTTCAGGCACTTCAAGGACTCCGCCACACGCGCCTTTGACAAAACCCACAAATCCTATGAAAAGAGGTATCAAGAAAGGAAGGATGTAAAGCCTGTTAAACATGAGTATCATGAGCCCCCACGCCATCGCAGAGATCAGGATGATGGCCAAGCGTCTTGGCAGCATCAACACCAGAGGCCATTTCACAGGCACCCAAGAAAGTCAACAACTGATACCTATCAAGCTAAACAAAACATGCGCAAGACAGGGGCTAAAACTTGCAATAAAGAGGAAAGGGAATCGCACAGGATTCCCAAAGGATGCTCTGGTGTGTTTGATTGCGCATACCAGGAATCAATGAGCTTGTTTAACAAGGCCCTGGATCCCATTCGAGCAGATGAATTCACTCAGCTAATCCGCAGCTACCTTAAGAAAGAAGTGGATCACTTCCACCACTGGAGGGAGTTGGAGAGTTTCATCAACAGTTTCTTCCACAACGGAGTGTTCATACATGACCAGATGCTGTTCACGGATTTTGTCAGTGGTGTGGAGGAATACCTAGAGGACATGGATGAATATCAGCAACACAGTGATGATGTTTTTGAAGATTTGGATGAATATGTATACAGACACTTCTTTGGTGATACCTATTCAAAACAGTATGGCCCAAG TAGACCCTTTGAAGGGCCAGTTTCAAGAAATACAGACGATAGGCATCGCAGACAAGAACGGAAGCACCAGCGAGCTCATTCTCGCCATCACAGAGAGAGGAAATGGAGCAAACCTGGTCGCGCGTCAGGAAGACACATGGCGAATGTCAAAATAGAGCTGGGTCCAATGCCCTTTGATCCAAAATATTAA
- the ccpg1 gene encoding cell cycle progression protein 1 isoform X1 — MSENSSDTESSCGWTIISNEGSDIETLGPENGGGDSLDVPENLPALEEELQDVPSVQRAKSSEERAETSLEDTLKEDTLQETLAVSEVGQEQATEEQVTFGSSSDHSDIVTLEPSRAAELGVWEDRGSEEQETGASEELYLGTSSSSQYSFRAPETPGSLTSSWKLPESLRDLRSRLTGCLSGSHSLPVFPAEPRVDDSSSDESHERPSPVLRKRRVRRSTAPASGAEEGPAGGAGEQEQEPQAAAAAAATVVTPQGHVSGTLNKCILLALVIAISMGFGHFYGTVQIQERQKLVERLHENELNDVRDDLYLCQKEQDAIVESKEVVKHLREDLEEKQDMVLSLTGIMDTISKENQQLRMKQAELQSQKEDLALRLKQTAEERHTIESRQKSLVNENQHLKNSLEREEESLSTLQEELRNLRAQVRSLEEVGAGTDSIITENQRLKDHLEEEKQRIHSFLRQKETLMAEAQMLRRELDRERKVTDELKEELERMSRTLKDEGEADPETEELQARLTELEKKLNFEQQRSDLWERLYVETREENSKGDKPKKPKEGIFTKVKETFDAVKNSTKEFVHHHKEQIKKAKEAVKENLKKFSDSVKSTFRHFKDSATRAFDKTHKSYEKRYQERKDVKPVKHEYHEPPRHRRDQDDGQASWQHQHQRPFHRHPRKSTTDTYQAKQNMRKTGAKTCNKEERESHRIPKGCSGVFDCAYQESMSLFNKALDPIRADEFTQLIRSYLKKEVDHFHHWRELESFINSFFHNGVFIHDQMLFTDFVSGVEEYLEDMDEYQQHSDDVFEDLDEYVYRHFFGDTYSKQYGPSRPFEGPVSRNTDDRHRRQERKHQRAHSRHHRERKWSKPGRASGRHMANVKIELGPMPFDPKY; from the exons ATGTCCGAGAACTCGAGTGACACAGAGTCCTCTTGTGGATGGACTATCATAAGCAATGAG GGCTCTGACATTGAAACGCTTGGCCCTGAGAACGGAGGAGGAGATAGTTTGGACGTCCCAGAGAACCTGCCTGCTTTGGAGGAGGAACTGCAGGATGTGCCATCAGTCCAAAGGG CCAAGAGCAGTGAAGAGAGGGCTGAGACATCTCTTGAAGACACCTTAAAAGAGGATACGTTACAAGAGACACTGGCTGTTTCTGAG GTAGGACAAGAGCAGGCCACAGAGGAGCAGGTGACGTTTGGGTCTTCCAGTGATCACTCCGACATCGTGACCCTGGAGCCGTCGAGGGCGGCAGAACTCGGGGTCTGGGAGGACAGGGGCAGTGAAGAGCAGGAGACGGGGGCCAGCGAGGAGCTGTATTTGggcacctcctccagcagccaGTATTCCTTCAGAGCTCCAGAGACGC CAGGTTCATTGACAAGCTCCTGGAAGCTTCCGGAGAGTTTGAGGGACTTGAGGAGTCGCCTGACAGGGTGTCTGTCTGGCAGCCACTCTCTTCCAG TGTTTCCGGCTGAGCCCCGGGTGGACGACTCGAGCAGCGACGAGTCGCACGAGCGGCCCAGTCCAGTGTTGAGGAAGCGCCGGGTGAGGAGAAGCACGGCGCCGGCCTCGGGGGCGGAGGAGGGGCCGGCCGGAGGAGCCGGGGAGCAGGAACAGGAACCgcaggcggcggcggcggcggcggcgacaGTGGTGACCCCTCAGGGCCACGTCAGCGGCACCCTCAACAAGTGCATCCTGCTGGCACTGGTCATCGCCATCAGCATGGGCTTCGGGCACTTCTACG GGACAGTGCAAATCCAAGAAAGGCAGAAACTGGTTGAGAGGCTCCATGAGAATGAACTGAATGATGTGCGAGATGATCTGTATCTATGTCAGAAGGAGCAGGATGCCATTGTAGAGAGTAAG GAAGTGGTAAAGCATCTGAGAGAAGACCTAGAGGAAAAGCAAGACATGGTGCTGTCCCTGACAGGGATTATGGATACTATAAGTAAAGAGAACCAGCAGCTCAGAATGAAACAGGCTGAGCTACAG TCTCAGAAAGAAGACCTTGCATTGCGTTTAAAGCAGACGGCAGAAGAAAGACATACGATTGAGTCGCGTCAGAAAAGTCTGGTGAATGAGAACCAGCATTTGAAGAACTCCCTGGAGCGTGAAGAAGAGTCTCTGTCCACCTTGCAGGAAGAGCTGAGGAACCTGAGGGCACAGGTCAGGAGCTTggaggaggtgggagcaggaACGGACTCTATCATCACGGAGAACCAGAGGCTGAAGGACCACCTGGAGGAGGAGAAGCAGCGCATCCACAGTTTCCTGAGGCAGAAGGAGACCCTGATGGCCGAGGCTCAGATGCTCAGGAGGGAGCTGGACCGGGAGAGAAAGGTGACCGATGAGCTCAAAGAGGAGCTGGAACGCATGAGCCGCACATTAAAGGACGAAGGGGAGGCAGACCCAGAGACGGAGGAGCTGCAGGCCAGGCTGACGGAGCTGGAGAAGAAGCTTAACTTTGAGCAGCAGCGCTCGGATTTGTGGGAGAGGCTGTACGTTGAAACCAGAGAGGAGAATTCCAAAGGCGACAAACCCAAGAAGCCCAAAGAAGGCATTTTTACTAAAGTGAAGGAGACCTTTGACGCTGTGAAAAACTCCACGAAGGAATTTGTGCACCACCACAAGGAACAGATAAAGAAAGCCAAAGAAGCGGTGAAGGAGAACTTGAAGAAGTTCTCCGACTCGGTGAAGTCCACCTTCAGGCACTTCAAGGACTCCGCCACACGCGCCTTTGACAAAACCCACAAATCCTATGAAAAGAGGTATCAAGAAAGGAAGGATGTAAAGCCTGTTAAACATGAGTATCATGAGCCCCCACGCCATCGCAGAGATCAGGATGATGGCCAAGCGTCTTGGCAGCATCAACACCAGAGGCCATTTCACAGGCACCCAAGAAAGTCAACAACTGATACCTATCAAGCTAAACAAAACATGCGCAAGACAGGGGCTAAAACTTGCAATAAAGAGGAAAGGGAATCGCACAGGATTCCCAAAGGATGCTCTGGTGTGTTTGATTGCGCATACCAGGAATCAATGAGCTTGTTTAACAAGGCCCTGGATCCCATTCGAGCAGATGAATTCACTCAGCTAATCCGCAGCTACCTTAAGAAAGAAGTGGATCACTTCCACCACTGGAGGGAGTTGGAGAGTTTCATCAACAGTTTCTTCCACAACGGAGTGTTCATACATGACCAGATGCTGTTCACGGATTTTGTCAGTGGTGTGGAGGAATACCTAGAGGACATGGATGAATATCAGCAACACAGTGATGATGTTTTTGAAGATTTGGATGAATATGTATACAGACACTTCTTTGGTGATACCTATTCAAAACAGTATGGCCCAAG TAGACCCTTTGAAGGGCCAGTTTCAAGAAATACAGACGATAGGCATCGCAGACAAGAACGGAAGCACCAGCGAGCTCATTCTCGCCATCACAGAGAGAGGAAATGGAGCAAACCTGGTCGCGCGTCAGGAAGACACATGGCGAATGTCAAAATAGAGCTGGGTCCAATGCCCTTTGATCCAAAATATTAA
- the ccpg1 gene encoding cell cycle progression protein 1 isoform X2: protein MSENSSDTESSCGWTIISNEGSDIETLGPENGGGDSLDVPENLPALEEELQDVPSVQRAKSSEERAETSLEDTLKEDTLQETLAVSEVGQEQATEEQVTFGSSSDHSDIVTLEPSRAAELGVWEDRGSEEQETGASEELYLGTSSSSQYSFRAPETRSLTSSWKLPESLRDLRSRLTGCLSGSHSLPVFPAEPRVDDSSSDESHERPSPVLRKRRVRRSTAPASGAEEGPAGGAGEQEQEPQAAAAAAATVVTPQGHVSGTLNKCILLALVIAISMGFGHFYGTVQIQERQKLVERLHENELNDVRDDLYLCQKEQDAIVESKEVVKHLREDLEEKQDMVLSLTGIMDTISKENQQLRMKQAELQSQKEDLALRLKQTAEERHTIESRQKSLVNENQHLKNSLEREEESLSTLQEELRNLRAQVRSLEEVGAGTDSIITENQRLKDHLEEEKQRIHSFLRQKETLMAEAQMLRRELDRERKVTDELKEELERMSRTLKDEGEADPETEELQARLTELEKKLNFEQQRSDLWERLYVETREENSKGDKPKKPKEGIFTKVKETFDAVKNSTKEFVHHHKEQIKKAKEAVKENLKKFSDSVKSTFRHFKDSATRAFDKTHKSYEKRYQERKDVKPVKHEYHEPPRHRRDQDDGQASWQHQHQRPFHRHPRKSTTDTYQAKQNMRKTGAKTCNKEERESHRIPKGCSGVFDCAYQESMSLFNKALDPIRADEFTQLIRSYLKKEVDHFHHWRELESFINSFFHNGVFIHDQMLFTDFVSGVEEYLEDMDEYQQHSDDVFEDLDEYVYRHFFGDTYSKQYGPSRPFEGPVSRNTDDRHRRQERKHQRAHSRHHRERKWSKPGRASGRHMANVKIELGPMPFDPKY, encoded by the exons ATGTCCGAGAACTCGAGTGACACAGAGTCCTCTTGTGGATGGACTATCATAAGCAATGAG GGCTCTGACATTGAAACGCTTGGCCCTGAGAACGGAGGAGGAGATAGTTTGGACGTCCCAGAGAACCTGCCTGCTTTGGAGGAGGAACTGCAGGATGTGCCATCAGTCCAAAGGG CCAAGAGCAGTGAAGAGAGGGCTGAGACATCTCTTGAAGACACCTTAAAAGAGGATACGTTACAAGAGACACTGGCTGTTTCTGAG GTAGGACAAGAGCAGGCCACAGAGGAGCAGGTGACGTTTGGGTCTTCCAGTGATCACTCCGACATCGTGACCCTGGAGCCGTCGAGGGCGGCAGAACTCGGGGTCTGGGAGGACAGGGGCAGTGAAGAGCAGGAGACGGGGGCCAGCGAGGAGCTGTATTTGggcacctcctccagcagccaGTATTCCTTCAGAGCTCCAGAGACGC GTTCATTGACAAGCTCCTGGAAGCTTCCGGAGAGTTTGAGGGACTTGAGGAGTCGCCTGACAGGGTGTCTGTCTGGCAGCCACTCTCTTCCAG TGTTTCCGGCTGAGCCCCGGGTGGACGACTCGAGCAGCGACGAGTCGCACGAGCGGCCCAGTCCAGTGTTGAGGAAGCGCCGGGTGAGGAGAAGCACGGCGCCGGCCTCGGGGGCGGAGGAGGGGCCGGCCGGAGGAGCCGGGGAGCAGGAACAGGAACCgcaggcggcggcggcggcggcggcgacaGTGGTGACCCCTCAGGGCCACGTCAGCGGCACCCTCAACAAGTGCATCCTGCTGGCACTGGTCATCGCCATCAGCATGGGCTTCGGGCACTTCTACG GGACAGTGCAAATCCAAGAAAGGCAGAAACTGGTTGAGAGGCTCCATGAGAATGAACTGAATGATGTGCGAGATGATCTGTATCTATGTCAGAAGGAGCAGGATGCCATTGTAGAGAGTAAG GAAGTGGTAAAGCATCTGAGAGAAGACCTAGAGGAAAAGCAAGACATGGTGCTGTCCCTGACAGGGATTATGGATACTATAAGTAAAGAGAACCAGCAGCTCAGAATGAAACAGGCTGAGCTACAG TCTCAGAAAGAAGACCTTGCATTGCGTTTAAAGCAGACGGCAGAAGAAAGACATACGATTGAGTCGCGTCAGAAAAGTCTGGTGAATGAGAACCAGCATTTGAAGAACTCCCTGGAGCGTGAAGAAGAGTCTCTGTCCACCTTGCAGGAAGAGCTGAGGAACCTGAGGGCACAGGTCAGGAGCTTggaggaggtgggagcaggaACGGACTCTATCATCACGGAGAACCAGAGGCTGAAGGACCACCTGGAGGAGGAGAAGCAGCGCATCCACAGTTTCCTGAGGCAGAAGGAGACCCTGATGGCCGAGGCTCAGATGCTCAGGAGGGAGCTGGACCGGGAGAGAAAGGTGACCGATGAGCTCAAAGAGGAGCTGGAACGCATGAGCCGCACATTAAAGGACGAAGGGGAGGCAGACCCAGAGACGGAGGAGCTGCAGGCCAGGCTGACGGAGCTGGAGAAGAAGCTTAACTTTGAGCAGCAGCGCTCGGATTTGTGGGAGAGGCTGTACGTTGAAACCAGAGAGGAGAATTCCAAAGGCGACAAACCCAAGAAGCCCAAAGAAGGCATTTTTACTAAAGTGAAGGAGACCTTTGACGCTGTGAAAAACTCCACGAAGGAATTTGTGCACCACCACAAGGAACAGATAAAGAAAGCCAAAGAAGCGGTGAAGGAGAACTTGAAGAAGTTCTCCGACTCGGTGAAGTCCACCTTCAGGCACTTCAAGGACTCCGCCACACGCGCCTTTGACAAAACCCACAAATCCTATGAAAAGAGGTATCAAGAAAGGAAGGATGTAAAGCCTGTTAAACATGAGTATCATGAGCCCCCACGCCATCGCAGAGATCAGGATGATGGCCAAGCGTCTTGGCAGCATCAACACCAGAGGCCATTTCACAGGCACCCAAGAAAGTCAACAACTGATACCTATCAAGCTAAACAAAACATGCGCAAGACAGGGGCTAAAACTTGCAATAAAGAGGAAAGGGAATCGCACAGGATTCCCAAAGGATGCTCTGGTGTGTTTGATTGCGCATACCAGGAATCAATGAGCTTGTTTAACAAGGCCCTGGATCCCATTCGAGCAGATGAATTCACTCAGCTAATCCGCAGCTACCTTAAGAAAGAAGTGGATCACTTCCACCACTGGAGGGAGTTGGAGAGTTTCATCAACAGTTTCTTCCACAACGGAGTGTTCATACATGACCAGATGCTGTTCACGGATTTTGTCAGTGGTGTGGAGGAATACCTAGAGGACATGGATGAATATCAGCAACACAGTGATGATGTTTTTGAAGATTTGGATGAATATGTATACAGACACTTCTTTGGTGATACCTATTCAAAACAGTATGGCCCAAG TAGACCCTTTGAAGGGCCAGTTTCAAGAAATACAGACGATAGGCATCGCAGACAAGAACGGAAGCACCAGCGAGCTCATTCTCGCCATCACAGAGAGAGGAAATGGAGCAAACCTGGTCGCGCGTCAGGAAGACACATGGCGAATGTCAAAATAGAGCTGGGTCCAATGCCCTTTGATCCAAAATATTAA